Proteins encoded by one window of Musa acuminata AAA Group cultivar baxijiao chromosome BXJ2-9, Cavendish_Baxijiao_AAA, whole genome shotgun sequence:
- the LOC135622659 gene encoding eukaryotic translation initiation factor 3 subunit D-like yields the protein MGFDVGVVPFNPDGWGPPESPAAPLLLSRNDGGSTQPANIPFAPFSRSEKLGRVADWTRNPNFGNNAARSAGGRDAVFDFALDESSALSGAAADDSSFRLVDGKPPPRPKFGPRWRFQQRPQLPQRRDEEVEARKREAEKERARRDRLYHLHHRSYASAGGHGAAGSHRDAPARKSSVDIQPEWTMLDQIPFSTFSKLSFSVPDPPEDLLVCGALEFYDRSFDRVNPKNERRLERFKSRNFFKVTTSDDPVIRRLAADDKATVFATDVILSALMCAPRSVYSWDIVIQRVGNKLFFDKRDRSQLDLLSVHETSQELLPDAKEDINSAYSLAVEATYINQNFSQQVLVRDGNKVTFDEPNPFASEGEEVASVAYRYRRWKLDEDTHIIARCEVHSVTDVKGQRAFMTLNALNEFDPKFSGVDWRQKLETQRGAVLATELKNNANKLAKWTAQALLAGADLMKLGYVSRVHPRDHFNHVILSVIGYKPKDFATQINLNTSNMWGIVKSIVDLCMKLNEGKYVLVKDPVKPQVRIYEVPADAFENEYVEEPLPEEEQVQPPAEEDATVGATDAAAEAEPNTAAGAAEGDRDAIASAV from the coding sequence ATGGGCTTCGACGTGGGCGTTGTCCCCTTCAATCCCGACGGATGGGGTCCGCCCGAGAGTCCTGCCGCTCCCCTCCTCCTCTCCAGGAACGACGGGGGATCCACCCAGCCGGCCAACATCCCCTTCGCCCCCTTCTCCCGATCCGAGAAGCTTGGACGCGTTGCCGACTGGACTCGCAATCCTAATTTCGGCAACAACGCTGCCCGGTCTGCTGGAGGCCGTGACGCCGTCTTCGACTTCGCCCTTGACGAGTCCTCCGCCCTCTCTGGCGCTGCTGCTGACGATTCTTCCTTCCGCCTTGTCGATGGTAAACCCCCTCCGCGACCCAAGTTCGGCCCTCGCTGGCGCTTCCAGCAGCGCCCGCAGCTGCCGCAGCGCCGCGACGAGGAGGTCGAGGCTCGGAAGCGGGAGGCCGAGAAGGAGCGTGCCCGCCGCGACCGTCTCTATCACCTTCACCACCGCTCCTACGCTTCCGCCGGTGGTCACGGCGCCGCTGGCTCCCACCGCGATGCCCCTGCCCGCAAGTCCTCCGTCGACATACAGCCCGAATGGACCATGCTCGACCAGATCCCCTTTTCCACCTTCTCCAAGCTCTCCTTCTCCGTCCCTGACCCGCCCGAGGACCTCCTCGTCTGTGGCGCCCTCGAGTTTTACGACCGCTCCTTCGACCGCGTCAACCCCAAGAACGAGCGCCGCCTGGAGCGCTTCAAGTCCCGCAACTTCTTCAAGGTCACCACCTCGGACGACCCTGTCATCCGCCGCCTCGCCGCCGATGACAAGGCCACTGTGTTCGCCACCGATGTCATCCTTTCGGCGCTCATGTGCGCCCCACGATCTGTGTACTCCTGGGACATTGTCATCCAGCGTGTTGGTAACAAGCTCTTCTTCGACAAGCGCGACAGGTCTCAGCTCGACCTCCTCTCCGTCCATGAGACCTCGCAGGAGCTCCTCCCTGATGCCAAGGAGGACATCAACTCAGCATACTCCCTCGCCGTCGAGGCCACGTACATCAACCAGAACTTCTCCCAGCAGGTGCTTGTGCGTGACGGAAACAAGGTTACCTTCGATGAACCCAACCCCTTTGCTTCCGAAGGCGAGGAAGTTGCCTCCGTTGCATACCGGTACCGACGCTGGAAGCTCGACGAAGACACTCATATCATCGCTCGCTGTGAGGTGCATAGCGTGACCGACGTGAAGGGACAGCGAGCCTTCATGACCCTGAACGCTCTCAACGAGTTTGACCCCAAGTTCTCAGGGGTTGACTGGAGGCAGAAACTTGAGACACAGAGGGGAGCAGTTCTCGCTACCGAGCTAAAGAACAATGCCAACAAGCTCGCAAAGTGGACGGCTCAAGCCCTCCTTGCTGGTGCTGATTTGATGAAGCTGGGGTATGTCTCAAGGGTCCATCCCCGAGACCACTTCAACCATGTTATTTTGAGCGTGATCGGGTACAAGCCCAAGGACTTTGCAACCCAGATCAATCTCAATACCTCTAACATGTGGGGGATTGTGAAGTCGATCGTGGACCTCTGCATGAAGCTCAACGAGGGGAAGTATGTGCTTGTGAAGGACCCGGTCAAGCCGCAGGTCAGGATCTATGAGGTTCCAGCAGATGCATTTGAAAATGAATACGTGGAAGAGCCACTGCCGGAGGAGGAGCAGGTGCAGCCACCTGCGGAGGAAGATGCCACTGTGGGAGCTACGGATGCAGCAGCAGAAGCAGAGCCCAACACGGCAGCTGGAGCAGCAGAGGGGGACAGGGATGCTATTGCCTCTGCCGTCTGA